Proteins from a single region of Burkholderiales bacterium:
- a CDS encoding transglycosylase SLT domain-containing protein — protein sequence MRQTIAGTRISLFALCAALSLAWPARADQGDDFLTARAAYAGGNIPRLDQYAKRLQGYVLEPYSAYWQLRSRLEDAPPETVRAFIWRYSDTLLANRLRAEWLKVLARKARWELFAAEFPPLRNESAELTCYALQGRLRNKDDTAFIEARSLWFSAEERPDSCTPLFQEMFVHQALDIEDVWQRLRLALEAGNLGAARRVIQYLPAKLAPNPRLFKSIANRPERYLAKPTYNMKTRLGHELTLFALYRLASNEPKRALSFWNKLADAFDEEEQQYVRGQLAYQAALKHEPDALNWFANVPVNLLNDQQLGWKTRAALRALDWQAVLDGIGAMTVIEARDPTWRYWKARALRELGKNAEGDAILQELANEHHYYGQLASEELGVAHSAPAVTYRPSEQELSAIEQLPSIQRALALYRLELRYEGNLEWQWVIRSFDDMQLVAAAEIARRHQLYERAVFTANQTLQLHDFSLRYPAPYREHVQEYVRQSELDEAWLYGVIRQESRFELDAHSSAGARGLMQLMPATAKWVARRIGHKGYRHTKVNDLETNLSLGIFYLKHILDISGGQMVLASAAYNAGPTRARQWSAEVPLEGAIYVETIPINETRGYVKKVLSNTLYYAGILGQQPLTLKGLLGTVPPRAQSRSLQDER from the coding sequence ATGAGACAGACTATAGCAGGAACCCGAATTTCTTTGTTTGCGCTGTGCGCCGCGTTGAGTTTGGCTTGGCCTGCCCGCGCGGACCAGGGCGATGATTTTTTAACGGCGCGCGCAGCCTACGCGGGCGGCAACATCCCTCGCCTGGACCAATACGCCAAACGCCTGCAGGGTTATGTGCTGGAACCCTACAGCGCTTACTGGCAATTGCGCTCGCGGCTGGAGGATGCGCCGCCGGAAACGGTAAGGGCGTTTATCTGGCGTTACAGCGATACGCTGCTGGCCAACCGCTTGCGAGCGGAATGGCTGAAAGTGCTGGCGCGCAAGGCCCGGTGGGAGTTGTTTGCCGCTGAATTCCCGCCGCTGCGCAATGAAAGCGCGGAGCTTACCTGTTATGCGCTGCAGGGGCGGCTGCGCAATAAAGATGACACGGCGTTCATCGAGGCGCGCAGCCTCTGGTTTTCCGCGGAGGAGCGGCCCGACAGTTGCACGCCGCTGTTTCAGGAGATGTTTGTCCACCAGGCGCTGGACATCGAGGACGTGTGGCAGCGGTTGCGCCTCGCCTTGGAAGCCGGCAACCTCGGCGCCGCGAGGCGCGTCATCCAATATCTTCCGGCGAAACTGGCGCCCAATCCGCGCCTATTCAAAAGCATCGCCAACCGGCCGGAGCGTTATCTCGCCAAACCGACCTACAATATGAAGACCCGGCTCGGCCATGAGCTCACTTTGTTCGCGCTCTACCGCCTGGCAAGCAATGAGCCGAAACGGGCGTTGTCCTTCTGGAACAAGCTGGCGGACGCGTTCGACGAAGAGGAACAACAATATGTCCGGGGCCAGCTGGCGTACCAAGCGGCGCTCAAGCACGAGCCCGACGCGCTTAACTGGTTTGCCAACGTGCCGGTGAATCTGCTCAACGACCAGCAGCTTGGCTGGAAGACGCGTGCGGCTTTACGCGCGCTGGACTGGCAGGCGGTACTCGACGGGATCGGAGCGATGACGGTCATCGAGGCGCGCGACCCCACTTGGCGCTACTGGAAAGCGCGGGCGCTCAGGGAGCTGGGAAAAAATGCCGAGGGCGACGCGATTTTGCAGGAGCTGGCAAACGAGCATCATTACTACGGTCAGTTGGCCAGCGAAGAGCTGGGCGTGGCGCACAGCGCACCCGCCGTTACGTACAGGCCGAGCGAACAGGAATTATCCGCAATCGAGCAATTGCCCTCCATCCAGCGCGCGCTGGCGCTGTACCGGCTGGAGCTGCGCTACGAAGGCAACCTCGAGTGGCAATGGGTGATTCGCAGTTTCGACGACATGCAGCTGGTGGCCGCGGCGGAAATAGCGCGGCGCCACCAGTTGTATGAGCGCGCCGTCTTTACCGCGAACCAAACGCTCCAGCTGCATGATTTCAGCCTGCGCTATCCCGCTCCCTACCGCGAGCATGTCCAGGAATACGTGCGCCAGTCCGAGCTCGATGAAGCCTGGCTTTATGGCGTGATTCGCCAGGAAAGCCGTTTCGAGCTCGACGCGCATTCCAGCGCCGGCGCGCGCGGGCTGATGCAGCTCATGCCGGCCACCGCCAAATGGGTGGCCAGGCGCATCGGCCACAAGGGCTACCGGCATACCAAGGTGAATGACCTTGAGACCAATCTCAGTCTTGGCATTTTTTACTTGAAACACATCCTGGATATTTCCGGCGGCCAGATGGTGCTGGCTTCCGCGGCGTATAACGCCGGACCGACGCGGGCACGGCAATGGAGCGCGGAGGTGCCGCTGGAAGGCGCGATTTACGTGGAAACCATTCCTATTAACGAAACGCGCGGCTACGTCAAAAAAGTGCTCTCCAACACACTCTATTACGCCGGCATCCTTGGCCAACAGCCGCTCACGCTGAAAGGCTTGCTCGGCACCGTCCCGCCGCGCGCGCAGAGCCGTTCGTTGCAAGACGAGAGGTAG
- a CDS encoding complex I NDUFA9 subunit family protein, protein MKLDKVCVVGGSGFVGRHIVHLLAAQEKKVRVTTRNRERSKGLIVLPTVDVVQADVHDDAQLEQMLEGMDAVINLVGILHEERSGDFQRVHVELPQRIARTCERLGIPRLVHMSALNADVNGPSAYLRSKGEAEATLKNQTRAPAVTIFRPSVIFGREDKFLNLFAKLLRFFPVLFLACPNARFQPVFVEDVARVFVDSLARLETFGQSYDLCGPKVYTLRELVKYMAVLTGRYRPIVGLSDRLSYLQAWSMEFLPVKLMTRDNYYSMRIDSVCDCAFPEIFGFQPAALEAAVPLYLAGGTPRGRYRWFRYKAGR, encoded by the coding sequence GTGAAACTGGATAAGGTTTGTGTCGTTGGCGGTTCAGGATTTGTAGGCAGGCACATTGTCCACCTGCTGGCGGCACAAGAGAAAAAAGTGCGGGTGACTACGCGCAACCGCGAGCGCTCCAAGGGGCTCATCGTTCTGCCCACCGTGGATGTGGTGCAGGCGGACGTGCACGATGATGCACAGCTTGAGCAAATGCTTGAGGGAATGGACGCGGTCATCAATCTCGTGGGGATTCTGCACGAGGAGAGAAGCGGCGATTTCCAGCGCGTGCATGTGGAGCTGCCGCAGCGCATCGCCAGAACATGTGAGCGCCTCGGTATACCGCGCTTGGTGCACATGAGCGCGCTCAATGCTGATGTGAACGGCCCCAGTGCTTATCTGCGTTCCAAAGGCGAAGCCGAGGCGACTCTCAAGAATCAAACCAGGGCGCCGGCAGTCACGATATTTCGCCCTTCGGTGATTTTTGGGCGTGAAGACAAGTTTCTCAACCTATTTGCGAAACTGCTCAGGTTTTTTCCCGTATTGTTTCTCGCCTGCCCCAACGCCCGCTTCCAACCGGTTTTTGTGGAAGACGTGGCGCGCGTGTTTGTGGACAGCCTCGCCAGGCTTGAAACCTTTGGCCAAAGCTACGATCTGTGCGGGCCAAAAGTGTATACGCTGCGTGAACTGGTGAAATACATGGCGGTGCTCACCGGCCGCTATCGCCCGATTGTTGGCTTAAGCGACCGGCTGTCGTATTTGCAAGCCTGGAGCATGGAATTCCTGCCGGTCAAGCTCATGACCCGCGACAACTATTATTCGATGAGAATCGACAGCGTGTGCGACTGTGCTTTTCCGGAAATTTTTGGCTTCCAGCCTGCCGCGCTGGAGGCGGCGGTGCCGCTTTATCTTGCGGGTGGAACGCCGCGCGGGCGGTATCGGTGGTTCCGCTACAAGGCGGGGCGCTAG